The Muricauda sp. SCSIO 65647 genome includes a region encoding these proteins:
- a CDS encoding RNA polymerase sigma factor, protein MSRQNEHTDALLKGCLEGKQSAQLAIYNRYYKALYNTALRIVKHTAEAEDVMQESFLNAFTKLHTFKGDVTFGAWLKRIVVNNSIYHYRKQQKLKAVDLDEVLYRVEDNDEVALNHDGYTELKAQKVMETMKSLKDNYRVSLTLHLIEGYDYEEISDIMNISYANCRTTISRAKESLRKKMLSNTN, encoded by the coding sequence TTGAGCCGCCAGAATGAACATACTGATGCCCTTCTAAAGGGATGTCTAGAAGGTAAGCAAAGTGCCCAGTTAGCGATTTACAACCGCTATTACAAGGCCTTGTACAATACGGCACTGCGCATTGTAAAACATACTGCCGAAGCAGAAGACGTTATGCAAGAATCGTTTTTGAACGCGTTTACGAAGCTGCATACGTTCAAGGGAGATGTGACCTTCGGGGCTTGGTTAAAACGAATTGTGGTGAACAACAGTATCTACCATTACAGAAAACAACAGAAATTAAAAGCTGTTGATCTTGACGAGGTACTATATAGGGTCGAGGATAATGATGAAGTTGCTTTGAACCACGATGGTTATACAGAACTGAAGGCTCAAAAAGTGATGGAGACCATGAAAAGTTTAAAAGACAATTACAGAGTTTCTTTGACCCTTCACCTCATCGAAGGATATGATTATGAAGAGATAAGCGATATCATGAATATCAGTTATGCCAATTGCAGAACCACTATTTCAAGAGCCAAAGAAAGTTTGAGAAAAAAAATGTTATCAAATACGAATTGA
- the lon gene encoding endopeptidase La: MAELKFTNLDNLSFQGIDENAELIPLLTPEDEEEMNNEALPEVLPILPLRNTVLFPGVVIPITAGRDKSINLIKEANKGNKTIGVVSQKDEQTENPDIKDINTLGTVARILRVLQMPDGNTTVIIQGKKRFEIAEVLTETPYMTATIREANEVRPNQSSKEFTAIIDSIKELAYKIIKDNPNIPSEATFAIRNIQSNSFLINFVSSNLNLTVHEKQKLLEIEDLQERALATLKYMNVELQKLELKKDIQSKVRHDMDQQQREYFLHQQMKTIQEELGGISYEEEVDEMGKKAKNKKWGKKVKAHFEKELAKMQRMNPQVAEYSIQRNYLDLFLELPWNEYSKDKFDLKRAQRILDRDHYGLEDVKRRIIEYLAVLKLRNDMKSPILCLYGPPGVGKTSLGKSVAEALGREYVRMSLGGLRDEAEIRGHRKTYIGAMPGRIIQSIKKAGTSNPVFILDEIDKLASSHQGDPSSAMLEVLDPEQNNDFHDNFLEIGYDLSKVMFIATANNLSTIQPALRDRMEIINVTGYTIEEKVEIAKRHLLPKQLKEHGLSTKDLKIGKPQLEKIVEGYTRESGVRTLEKQIAKMVRYAAKNIATEEQYNVKVSSADVETVLGPPRLERDKYENNEVAGVVTGLAWTSVGGDILFIESILSKGKGNLNITGNLGKVMKESATIAMEYIKSNAEVFEIDPNVFDKYNVHIHVPEGATPKDGPSAGITMLTSLVSLFTQRKVKKSIAMTGEITLRGKVLPVGGIKEKILAAKRARIKEIILCEDNKKDIDEIKPQYLKGLKFHYVSDMSEVIELALTHQKVKNAKKL, encoded by the coding sequence ATGGCAGAATTGAAATTTACAAACCTTGACAATTTGTCTTTTCAGGGTATTGACGAAAATGCAGAACTGATTCCGTTGTTGACACCGGAAGATGAAGAGGAAATGAACAATGAGGCATTACCTGAGGTATTGCCCATATTGCCCCTGCGCAATACGGTTCTTTTTCCGGGTGTTGTCATTCCGATAACCGCGGGAAGAGACAAATCAATAAACTTGATCAAAGAGGCGAACAAAGGCAATAAGACCATTGGGGTGGTATCACAAAAAGATGAGCAAACCGAAAATCCTGACATCAAAGATATCAACACCTTGGGCACTGTTGCCCGTATTCTTCGGGTTTTGCAAATGCCAGATGGCAATACCACGGTAATCATTCAAGGAAAGAAGCGTTTTGAAATCGCTGAAGTGCTTACCGAAACCCCATATATGACGGCTACGATTCGTGAGGCCAATGAGGTGAGGCCCAATCAGAGCAGCAAAGAGTTTACTGCGATTATCGATTCCATCAAAGAATTGGCCTATAAAATCATAAAAGACAACCCCAACATACCCAGTGAGGCCACATTTGCCATTAGAAACATTCAGAGCAACTCTTTTCTCATCAATTTCGTATCGTCAAACCTTAACTTGACGGTACATGAAAAACAAAAACTTCTTGAAATCGAAGATTTGCAAGAAAGGGCTTTGGCCACCCTCAAGTATATGAATGTTGAGCTGCAGAAGCTTGAGCTGAAAAAAGATATTCAATCGAAGGTGCGCCATGATATGGACCAACAGCAACGCGAGTACTTTTTGCACCAGCAAATGAAAACCATTCAAGAAGAGTTGGGGGGCATTTCATATGAGGAAGAAGTCGATGAGATGGGCAAAAAGGCCAAGAACAAGAAGTGGGGCAAGAAAGTAAAAGCCCATTTTGAGAAAGAATTGGCCAAGATGCAACGCATGAATCCGCAGGTGGCCGAGTACTCCATCCAAAGAAATTATCTGGACCTCTTTTTGGAATTGCCATGGAACGAATACTCAAAAGATAAGTTCGACCTGAAAAGGGCACAGAGAATATTAGATCGTGATCATTACGGCCTGGAAGATGTCAAGAGAAGAATCATCGAATATTTGGCCGTCTTGAAATTGCGCAATGATATGAAATCGCCCATACTTTGTCTGTATGGCCCACCTGGCGTGGGCAAGACTTCGCTGGGCAAATCAGTTGCCGAGGCATTGGGCAGGGAATATGTGCGCATGTCGTTGGGGGGGCTGCGTGATGAGGCAGAAATAAGGGGTCATCGAAAGACCTATATTGGGGCGATGCCCGGGCGTATCATACAGAGCATAAAAAAGGCTGGAACCTCAAATCCGGTGTTTATTTTAGATGAAATCGACAAGCTTGCCTCCAGTCATCAAGGCGACCCTTCTTCAGCAATGTTGGAAGTGCTGGACCCTGAACAGAACAATGATTTTCATGATAATTTCCTGGAAATTGGCTATGACCTTTCCAAAGTGATGTTCATTGCCACGGCCAATAATCTTTCGACCATTCAGCCAGCACTTCGCGACCGAATGGAAATCATCAATGTTACCGGATATACCATTGAAGAAAAGGTAGAGATAGCCAAGAGACATTTGTTGCCCAAACAGCTTAAAGAACACGGTCTCTCCACTAAAGACCTGAAAATCGGCAAACCACAGTTAGAAAAGATCGTAGAGGGCTATACCCGTGAATCTGGTGTGCGAACACTTGAAAAACAGATTGCCAAAATGGTACGCTATGCGGCCAAAAATATTGCCACTGAAGAGCAATACAATGTCAAGGTCAGCAGTGCAGATGTTGAAACGGTCTTAGGGCCACCGAGATTGGAGCGCGACAAATATGAGAACAATGAAGTGGCGGGGGTAGTGACCGGACTTGCGTGGACAAGCGTTGGGGGCGATATTCTGTTCATTGAGTCCATCCTGTCAAAAGGAAAAGGTAACCTGAACATTACCGGAAACCTGGGCAAGGTGATGAAAGAATCGGCTACCATCGCCATGGAATATATCAAATCAAACGCCGAGGTCTTTGAAATAGACCCAAACGTTTTTGATAAGTATAATGTGCACATCCATGTTCCTGAAGGGGCTACACCAAAAGATGGCCCGAGTGCAGGTATTACGATGTTGACCTCGTTGGTGTCGCTCTTTACTCAACGCAAGGTAAAAAAGAGCATTGCGATGACCGGAGAGATTACGTTGCGGGGCAAGGTGCTTCCTGTGGGTGGTATCAAAGAGAAGATTCTTGCGGCCAAAAGAGCCCGAATCAAAGAAATCATCCTATGCGAAGACAATAAAAAAGATATCGATGAAATCAAGCCGCAGTATTTAAAAGGACTGAAGTTTCACTATGTGAGCGATATGAGCGAAGTAATCGAGTTGGCCTTGACGCATCAAAAGGTAAAGAATGCAAAAAAACTCTGA
- the cmk gene encoding (d)CMP kinase has protein sequence MQKIIIAIDGYSSTGKSTVAKRLAKALGYIYVDTGAMYRAVTYHALKNGFIGTDSGKLRDLIEDLPKIELKFMPNNETGQSDMYLNGENVEKAIRTLGVSKYVSKVATVDAVRRKLVDMQKKMGSEKGIVMDGRDIGTVVFPKAEFKIFMTASPEKRAQRRYKELLDRGEQVTFEEVLKNVRERDHIDSTREISPLQKAEDAIVFDNSDMGLQEQFERIHDFALRVIGKQQNKKDAK, from the coding sequence ATGCAAAAGATTATCATTGCCATAGATGGGTATTCTTCCACAGGTAAAAGCACTGTTGCCAAACGCCTTGCCAAGGCTTTGGGTTATATCTATGTCGATACAGGGGCCATGTACCGTGCCGTTACCTACCACGCTCTCAAAAATGGGTTCATTGGCACTGATAGTGGAAAGTTGAGAGACTTGATCGAAGACCTACCAAAGATTGAACTGAAATTCATGCCAAACAACGAAACCGGTCAATCAGATATGTATTTGAACGGTGAAAATGTCGAAAAGGCCATACGAACCCTTGGAGTGTCAAAATATGTCAGCAAAGTGGCGACTGTTGATGCTGTACGCCGTAAGTTGGTGGATATGCAAAAGAAGATGGGGTCTGAAAAGGGTATTGTGATGGATGGGCGTGACATAGGCACGGTGGTGTTTCCCAAGGCCGAATTCAAGATTTTCATGACGGCCTCGCCAGAAAAACGGGCACAAAGGCGTTATAAGGAATTATTGGATAGGGGAGAGCAGGTGACCTTTGAAGAAGTGCTCAAGAACGTACGTGAGCGAGACCATATTGATTCGACCCGTGAAATCTCACCGCTCCAAAAAGCTGAAGACGCCATAGTATTCGATAACAGTGATATGGGTTTGCAAGAGCAGTTTGAACGTATTCATGATTTTGCACTTCGTGTAATTGGCAAGCAGCAAAACAAAAAAGACGCCAAATAG
- a CDS encoding LysM peptidoglycan-binding domain-containing protein — protein MSVKAKYQPVLDLGEKLGIKDGDVREEDGVLKIKGEASTQYEKNVLWDKIKEIGGESPSDIKANIGVGDTSVYHRHTVESGESLSKIAKHYYGDAMKYNAIFEANRTILNNPDLIHPGQELVIPNL, from the coding sequence ATGAGTGTAAAAGCAAAATATCAACCCGTACTGGATTTGGGCGAAAAATTGGGAATCAAAGATGGTGATGTTCGCGAAGAAGATGGCGTTCTCAAAATCAAAGGAGAGGCTTCTACCCAGTATGAAAAGAATGTTCTTTGGGACAAAATAAAGGAAATAGGTGGTGAAAGCCCCTCAGACATCAAAGCGAATATTGGCGTAGGCGATACTTCCGTCTATCACCGCCATACTGTTGAAAGTGGTGAGTCACTTAGCAAGATCGCCAAGCACTATTATGGTGATGCCATGAAGTACAATGCAATTTTTGAGGCCAATAGAACTATTTTGAACAACCCAGATTTGATTCATCCAGGACAAGAGTTGGTCATTCCAAATCTTTGA
- the rpsA gene encoding 30S ribosomal protein S1, with protein MAEEKKTAEVAETTEAKQNADQTTSTVTEKPDQTKEETPKQDPKEYLENFDWDKYEDGIERVDDKKLKEFEKLVEENFVDTADEEVVEGTVVHMTDREAIIDINAKSEGVISLNEFRYNPDLKVGDKVEVLIDIREDKTGQLVLSHRKARTIKAWDRINDAHDKEEIVQGYVKCRTKGGMIVDVFGIEAFLPGSQIDVKPIRDYDQYVGKNMEFKVVKINHEFKNVVVSHKALIEADIEEQKKEIISQLEKGQVLEGVVKNITSYGVFIDLGGVDGLIHITDLSWSRINHPNEVVELDEKLNVVILDFDDNKSRIQLGLKQLEKHPWDALGDEIKVGDKVKGKVVVIADYGAFIEVAEGVEGLIHVSEMSWSTHLRSAQDFVKVSDEVEAVVLTLDREDRKMSLGMKQLTPDPWTDITSKYPVGSRHKGIIRNFTNFGVFVELEEGIDGLIYISDLSWTKKIKHPSEFVNVGENIEVEVLELDVEGRKLSLGHKQTTENPWDKYAEEFAEGTVHKAKITEIVDKGATIDFNDDITAFVPQRHMEKEDGKKLGKGEEVEFKIIEFNKDFKRVVASHTAIFREQEERNIKAAKKKMAASQEDAPTIGDANAQLQKLKEKMEAENKK; from the coding sequence ATGGCTGAAGAGAAAAAAACTGCTGAGGTGGCAGAGACCACCGAGGCAAAACAAAACGCTGACCAGACAACTTCAACGGTCACTGAAAAACCAGATCAGACAAAAGAAGAAACTCCCAAACAAGATCCTAAGGAATACTTGGAAAATTTCGATTGGGACAAGTATGAAGATGGTATCGAAAGGGTCGATGACAAAAAACTAAAGGAGTTCGAGAAGCTTGTCGAAGAAAATTTTGTTGATACGGCCGATGAGGAGGTAGTCGAAGGCACTGTGGTGCACATGACCGATCGAGAGGCCATTATTGATATCAATGCCAAGTCAGAAGGTGTCATCTCGTTGAATGAGTTCCGCTACAACCCCGATTTGAAGGTCGGTGACAAGGTAGAGGTGCTTATCGATATACGGGAAGATAAGACCGGCCAATTGGTGCTTTCGCACAGAAAGGCCAGAACCATTAAAGCCTGGGACAGAATAAACGATGCCCACGACAAAGAAGAAATTGTACAAGGGTATGTGAAATGCCGTACCAAGGGAGGTATGATCGTTGATGTTTTTGGTATAGAGGCATTCTTGCCCGGTTCACAGATCGATGTAAAGCCGATTCGCGATTATGACCAATATGTTGGCAAGAACATGGAATTCAAAGTGGTCAAGATCAACCACGAGTTCAAGAATGTGGTCGTTTCGCACAAAGCATTGATCGAGGCCGACATAGAAGAACAGAAGAAGGAAATTATCAGCCAATTAGAGAAAGGCCAGGTTCTCGAAGGAGTTGTGAAAAACATCACTTCGTACGGAGTCTTTATCGATTTGGGCGGTGTTGATGGATTGATCCATATTACCGACCTTTCTTGGAGTAGGATCAACCACCCGAATGAGGTTGTTGAATTGGATGAGAAACTTAATGTGGTCATTCTTGACTTTGATGACAACAAATCAAGAATACAGTTAGGTCTCAAGCAACTCGAGAAACATCCATGGGATGCCCTAGGTGATGAAATCAAGGTCGGTGACAAGGTGAAGGGTAAAGTCGTGGTCATTGCCGATTACGGTGCATTCATCGAGGTGGCCGAAGGTGTTGAGGGCTTGATCCACGTTTCTGAAATGTCATGGTCAACCCATTTGAGATCGGCCCAAGACTTTGTGAAAGTAAGTGATGAGGTCGAGGCCGTGGTTTTGACACTTGATAGGGAAGATCGAAAAATGTCTTTGGGCATGAAGCAATTGACCCCAGACCCATGGACTGATATTACATCAAAATACCCGGTCGGTTCACGACACAAGGGCATCATTCGAAACTTTACCAATTTTGGGGTATTTGTCGAGCTTGAAGAAGGTATCGATGGGCTTATCTATATCTCAGACCTTTCTTGGACCAAGAAAATAAAGCATCCTTCAGAGTTTGTGAACGTGGGGGAAAACATTGAGGTCGAGGTACTGGAACTTGATGTGGAAGGAAGAAAATTGAGCCTTGGCCACAAGCAGACCACAGAAAACCCATGGGACAAGTATGCCGAAGAGTTCGCTGAAGGCACGGTACACAAAGCAAAAATTACCGAGATTGTCGACAAAGGTGCGACCATCGACTTCAACGATGACATTACGGCATTCGTACCACAGCGCCATATGGAAAAAGAAGATGGCAAAAAACTGGGCAAAGGCGAAGAGGTAGAATTCAAAATCATCGAATTCAATAAAGACTTCAAGCGTGTTGTCGCCAGTCATACCGCCATTTTTAGGGAGCAAGAAGAGCGTAATATCAAAGCAGCCAAAAAGAAAATGGCCGCTTCGCAAGAAGATGCACCCACCATTGGCGATGCCAATGCCCAATTGCAGAAGTTAAAAGAGAAGATGGAGGCCGAAAACAAAAAATAG
- the pyrR gene encoding bifunctional pyr operon transcriptional regulator/uracil phosphoribosyltransferase PyrR — MSQRVLLSSKEIHIILHRLACQLLENHLDFSNTVLIGIQPRGVFLAERLAKILKEEYGVESIKLGSLDITFYRDDFRRGDKILEANKTKIDFLVENKKVVFIDDVLYTGRSIRAALTAIQSFGRPQEIELLTLIDRRFSRHLPIQPNYRGRQVDAINNEKVKVMWKENDGKDVIYLVNK, encoded by the coding sequence ATGAGTCAGAGAGTGCTGCTTTCCTCTAAAGAAATCCACATAATTCTTCACCGTCTGGCTTGCCAATTATTGGAAAACCATCTCGATTTCAGTAATACCGTACTTATCGGCATACAACCACGTGGTGTGTTTTTGGCCGAACGGTTGGCCAAAATTTTGAAGGAGGAGTACGGTGTTGAAAGTATTAAGCTTGGTTCGTTGGATATCACTTTTTATAGGGATGATTTCAGAAGGGGCGACAAAATTCTGGAAGCCAATAAGACCAAGATCGATTTTTTGGTCGAGAACAAAAAGGTGGTCTTCATCGATGATGTGCTTTACACTGGTCGTAGTATCAGGGCCGCACTGACCGCCATTCAATCGTTTGGAAGGCCACAAGAGATAGAATTGTTGACATTGATAGATCGACGGTTCAGTAGACATTTGCCCATACAGCCCAATTATCGGGGTAGGCAGGTCGATGCCATCAATAACGAAAAAGTAAAGGTCATGTGGAAGGAAAACGATGGTAAAGATGTGATTTATCTAGTAAACAAGTAA
- a CDS encoding aspartate carbamoyltransferase catalytic subunit, with protein sequence MSELSVNHLLGIKYLNGKDIDLIFETADHFKEVINRSIKKVPTLRDITIANIFFESSTRTKLSFELAEKRLSADVINFSASQSSVKKGETLIDTVNNILSMKVDMVVMRHPNPGAGIFLSKHVKASIVNAGDGAHEHPTQALLDSYSIREKLGSVAGKNIVIVGDILHSRVALSNIFALKLQGANVKVCGPKTLIPRHIESLGVEVETDLLKALEWCDVANMLRIQNERMEVSYFPSTREYTQQFGVNKAILDRLNKQIVIMHPGPINRGVEITSDVADSNQSIILEQVENGVAIRMAVIYLLASKIK encoded by the coding sequence ATGAGCGAGTTGAGCGTCAACCACTTACTGGGGATAAAATATCTGAACGGAAAAGATATCGACCTCATTTTTGAGACCGCTGATCACTTTAAAGAGGTCATCAACCGTTCGATAAAGAAAGTTCCCACGCTTCGTGACATTACCATTGCCAATATTTTTTTCGAGAGCAGTACCCGAACCAAACTTTCATTCGAGTTGGCCGAAAAACGTCTATCGGCAGATGTCATCAATTTCTCGGCTTCGCAATCATCGGTAAAAAAAGGGGAAACCTTGATCGATACCGTAAACAACATTCTTTCCATGAAAGTCGATATGGTGGTCATGCGGCATCCGAATCCGGGGGCAGGTATCTTTTTATCCAAACATGTCAAGGCCTCTATTGTCAATGCCGGTGACGGTGCACACGAACACCCGACGCAGGCATTGTTGGACTCGTATTCCATTCGTGAAAAACTGGGCAGTGTAGCTGGCAAGAACATAGTTATTGTCGGAGATATATTGCATTCACGTGTGGCCCTATCGAACATTTTTGCCCTTAAACTTCAAGGTGCAAATGTTAAGGTGTGTGGCCCAAAAACATTGATTCCAAGGCATATAGAGTCGTTGGGTGTAGAAGTGGAAACCGATCTTCTCAAAGCACTTGAGTGGTGCGATGTAGCCAATATGTTGCGTATACAGAACGAACGCATGGAGGTCAGCTACTTTCCATCAACCAGGGAATACACACAACAATTCGGAGTGAACAAAGCGATTTTAGATCGATTGAACAAACAAATTGTGATCATGCACCCTGGCCCAATCAATAGGGGTGTTGAAATCACAAGTGATGTGGCAGATTCGAACCAATCCATTATTTTAGAACAAGTAGAAAATGGGGTGGCAATTCGTATGGCGGTGATTTATTTGTTGGCCTCTAAAATTAAATGA